In Paroedura picta isolate Pp20150507F chromosome 1, Ppicta_v3.0, whole genome shotgun sequence, the following are encoded in one genomic region:
- the HSPA9 gene encoding stress-70 protein, mitochondrial — MLSAARLRLLLPGPAQVIWNGLSQDILRGVTSRKYASEAIKGAVIGIDLGTTNSCVAVMEGKQAKVLENAEGARTTPSVIAFTNDNERLVGMPAKRQAVTNPQNTFYATKRLIGRRYDDPEVQKDIKNVPFKIVRASNGDAWVEAHGKLYSPSQIGAFVLMKMKETAENYLGRPAKNAVITVPAYFNDSQRQATKDAGQIAGLNVLRVINEPTAAALAYGLDKAEDKIIAVYDLGGGTFDISILEIQKGVFEVKSTNGDTFLGGEDFDQALLQHIVKEFKRETGVDLTKDNMALQRVREASEKAKCELSSSVQTDINLPYLTMDASGPKHLNMKLTRSQFEGIVADLIKRTIAPCQKAMQDAEVSKSDIGEVLLVGGMTRMPKVQQIVQDMFGRAPSKAVNPDEAVAIGAAIQGGVLAGDVTDVLLLDVTPLSLGIETLGGVFTKLINRNTTIPTKKSQVFSTAADGQTQVEIKVHQGEREMAGDNKLLGQFTLVGIPPAPRGVPQIEVTFDIDANGIVHVSAKDKGTGREQQIVIQSSGGLSKDDIENMVKNAEKYAEEDRRRKERVEAVNMAEGIIHDTESKMEEFKDQLPADECNKLREEIAKMRELLARKDSETGENIRQAASALQQASLKLFEMAYKKMASERESSGSSGDQKEEKQ; from the exons GTTATCTGGAATGGTTTGAGTCAAGACATCCTTAGAGGTGTAACAAGCAGGAAATATGC CTCCGAAGCGATCAAAGGCGCAGTCATCGGGATTGATCTCGGCACCACCAACTCCTGCGTGGCTGTCATGGAAGGAAAGCAAGCGAAA GTGCTGGAAAACGCCGAGGGCGCCAGGACCACGCCTTCCGTCATAGCATTCACGAACGACAACGAGCGACTGGTCGGCATGCCAGCTAAGCGGCAGGCTGTCACCAACCCTCAAAATACGTTCTACGCTACCAAACGGCTGATCGGGCGCCGATACGATGATCCGGAAGTGCAGAAAGACAT CAAGAACGTTCCTTTTAAAATCGTCCGTGCCTCCAACGGTGACGCCTGGGTGGAAGCCCATGGGAAGCTGTACTCCCCAAGCCAGATCGGCGCCTTCGTATTGATGAAGATGAAGGAGACAGCAG AAAACTACCTGGGGCGTCCGGCGAAAAATGCTGTCATCACAGTCCCTGCATATTTCAATGATTCTCAGCGGCAG GCTACCAAAGACGCTGGGCAGATTGCCGGATTGAATGTTTTGAGAGTGATAAACGAACCCACCGCTGCAGCGCTGGCCTACGGTTTGGACAAGGCCGAAGACAAAAT CATTGCGGTCTACGACTTGGGCGGTGGCACTTTTGACATTTCAATTTTGGAAATCCAGAAAGGAGTCTTCGAAGTCAAATCCACCAACGGAGACACTTTCTTAGGCGGCGAGGATTTCGACCAGGCCTTGTTGCAACATATCGTCAAGGAGTTCAAGAGAGAG ACAGGTGTTGACTTGACCAAAGACAACATGGCTCTCCAGAGAGTGAGAGAAGCGTCAGAAAAGGCAAAATGTGAACTCTCCTCGTCAGTCCAG ACCGACATTAACTTGCCTTACCTCACGATGGACGCTTCCGGGCCGAAACACTTGAACATGAAGCTGACACGCTCTCAGTTCGAGGGGATCGTGGCCGATCTGATTAAGAGGACCATCGCCCCTTGCCAGAAAGCTATGCAGGATGCTGAAGTCAGCAAGAGCGACATCGGGGAAGTCCTCTTGGTCGGAGGCATGACCAGGATGCCCAAG GTGCAGCAGATTGTGCAGGACATGTTTGGCCGTGCCCCTAGCAAAGCGGTGAACCCAGATGAAGCTGTCGCCATCGGAGCCGCCATCCAAGGAGGCGTGTTGGCTGGCGATGTGACGGATGTGCTGCTGCTGGACGTGACGCCTCTTTCCCTGGGAATTGAGACTCTAGGAGGAGTTTTCACTAAGCTAATCAACAGGAATACCACCATTCCCACCAAGAAGAGCCAG GTGTTTTCGACAGCTGCCGACGGACAGACTCAGGTGGAGATTAAAGTCCACCAGGGTGAAAGGGAGATGGCTGGGGACAATAAGCTGCTGGGCCAGTTTACGTTG GTTGGGATTCCCCCAGCTCCACGGGGTGTTCCTCAGATTGAGGTGACTTTCGACATTGACGCTAACGGGATCGTTCATGTTTCTGCAAAAGACAAAGGCACGGGGCGTGAGCAACAAA TTGTGATCCAGTCTTCTGGCGGCCTTAGCAAGGACGACATTGAAAACATGGTGAAAAACGCTGAGAAATACGCAGAGGAGGACAGGCGAAGGAAG GAACGCGTTGAAGCTGTAAACATGGCCGAAGGCATCATCCATGATACAGAATCCAAGATGGAAGAATTCAAAGATCAACTCCCTGCTGATGAG TGCAACAAGCTGCGAGAAGAAATTGCGAAAATGCGTGAGCTGCTGGCTCGTAAAGACAGCGAGACGGGCGAGAACATCCGGCAAGCGGCTTCCGCCCTGCAGCAGGCGTCCCTGAAGCTTTTTGAAATGGCCTACAAAAAG ATGGCGTCAGAGCGGGAAAGTTCTGGAAGCTCCGGGGAtcagaaggaagaaaaacagtAA